The Benincasa hispida cultivar B227 chromosome 9, ASM972705v1, whole genome shotgun sequence genome has a segment encoding these proteins:
- the LOC120085019 gene encoding putidaredoxin: MTVAYLQRLRQIYRSTAIGHSKTIFSRWSASATTSLESSSSASKKVSDRTVKLFAIDPEGTKKEVVGLTGQTLLKALANRGLIDPDSHRLEDIDACSAECEVSIAQEWLDKLPPRSYDEEYVLKRNSRARVLNKHSRLGCQVILTPDLQGMVVAVPEPKPWDIP; this comes from the coding sequence ATGACGGTCGCATACCTACAGAGGCTCCGCCAAATCTACCGTTCCACGGCGATCGGCCACTCCAAGACCATTTTCTCAAGGTGGTCGGCGTCAGCCACCACCTCGCTGGAATCCTCATCGTCAGCATCCAAAAAGGTATCAGATCGCACCGTCAAACTGTTTGCGATTGATCCAGAGGGCACGAAGAAAGAGGTCGTCGGATTAACCGGCCAGACTCTTCTGAAGGCGCTCGCCAATCGAGGCCTGATCGACCCCGATTCCCATCGATTGGAAGACATCGACGCCTGTTCGGCGGAATGCGAGGTCAGTATCGCCCAGGAATGGCTCGATAAGCTCCCGCCGCGGTCCTACGACGAAGAGTATGTGCTCAAGAGGAACTCCAGGGCTAGGGTTTTGAACAAGCACTCGAGGCTTGGCTGCCAGGTTATTCTCACTCCCGACCTTCAAGGTATGGTCGTTGCGGTTCCCGAGCCCAAACCTTGGGACATTCCTTAA